The Dehalococcoidia bacterium genome contains the following window.
ATATTCTGCCCGCTTCAGACTCCAATGTGTAGGGAAATTTGTGTGTGAGAATCCAGACCTCAATACCCAACCTGCCCCGGTAGGAGAAGTTGCCTATTAGGGGGAGTACCTTAGGGCCACCGCGTCTCCCTGATGTCCGCTCTGCGAAGACTCGTGTGTGAAATGCCTTTTGCCAAGCCAAATTCGGACCCACCGGCCGATTTCTCGAGATGCCATTCCTGGCAGAATCCGATTATTGCCTAGCACTTAAGTCTCATTTACTGATATTTGAGAAGATGCTATAAATAAGCCATACACCCCCCGAGTCCCTAGCCTCCAAGTAAAGTTGAATAACTGAAAAGAAGTCCCTGCAGAAGAGGAATGAGAATGTGGAATAGGCAGAGTAGTCGATTGTCGAGCAAAGCATTGAAGTGGTGGCAATCTCCCTTCAAGAAAAAATCGATGGGAAGCGGGATGAAAAGACAGAAGGGCTTTTCTCTGATCGAGGCGCTGGTGGCGGTGGCGGTCTTCAGTCTCATTTCTGGCGGGATATTCAGCAGTCTTGTCTCTGCATCCGGTGCTGTGAATCTAACCAATGAGCGGGAAACTTCCAAGAACCTGGCTGAATCCCAGATGGAATATGTCAAGGGCCTGACCTATGCCACTTCCTATGCACCGGCGCCAATTCCCCCTGAACAGCAGGGAGCCTACACTGCTTCGATCGATGTTCAACCATTGAAAGATAACAACCTTCAGAAAATAACGGTCACTATCACGCATTTCAGCAAAGACGTCTTGGAACTTGAGAACTTTAAGGTGAACTAGAGATGGGTACTCAACTGAAAGCGAAGATCAAGAACCAGAAGGGATTCACTCTGATTGAGGTGTTGGTTGCTGTTGCCATCATGGCAGTTATTGGCACCGGAATCGCTGCCGCAACCACACAGATGATCACTGTGGATGAACAGAGCAAATCTCGAGAGACAGTTATCAAAGAAGTCCAAAATGCCGTGCACTATATGATCCGCGATGTTCAGATGGCCCAAAAAGTGGATCCAACCGGGGGCTCCGG
Protein-coding sequences here:
- a CDS encoding type II secretion system protein; translation: MGSGMKRQKGFSLIEALVAVAVFSLISGGIFSSLVSASGAVNLTNERETSKNLAESQMEYVKGLTYATSYAPAPIPPEQQGAYTASIDVQPLKDNNLQKITVTITHFSKDVLELENFKVN